One Nitrospirota bacterium genomic window, CGTGCTCAAGGATGATACGGGGAAAAAGATCCTTCCGATCTGGATCGGAGCGTCGGAGGGCAATTCCATCGCCTTGGCCATGAGCAACGTGAAGGCCGCGCGGCCCCTGACCCATGACCTGATCGTCAGCATCTTCGACCGCCTGGAGATCGAGATCGCCCGCGTGGTGATCAGCGACCTCATCGACAACACGTTCTATGCCTCGCTGTACCTGCTCCAGAACAGCAAGGAATTCCACATCGATTCACGGCCGAGCGACGCCATCGCGATCGCGATCCGGATCGGCGCGCCGGTTTTTGTGGAAGAGGACGTGCTGGCGAAACAGGACCAGTCCACGCTCGACATGTGGATGAAAAACCTCGGAGAGGGCGGCGGAACGGAGTTTAACGCGTAGAAAAAGAACAAAATAGGAAAAAATTGCTTAAGAACAGTTTATCCCTCACCTAACAATTCTTCACCCCCATAATTTCAGCGTCTTTTCCCTTTTACCCTTGCCCTAAAGCCCCCATCTCGGCGACAGGTCGTTCTCGATCCCCATGCTGTCCAGCACCCTGCCCACGATGAAGTCCACCATGTCCGAAACCCGCTTGGGGTGGTGATAGAAGGCCGGCATGGCCGGGATGAGATGGCAGCCGAGCTCGGCCACGGTCAGCATGTTCCTCAGGTGGATAGCCGAGAGCGGCGTCTCGCGGGGAACGAGGATCAGCTTTCTTTTTTCCTTGATCATCACGTCGGCGGCGCGCTCGATCAGCGTCGTGGCGTAGCCGTTGGCGATCGCCGCCAGGCTCTTCATGGAACACGGGATCACGACCATCGCGTCCACCTTGACCGATCCGCTCGCGATCGGCGCGTACATAGTGTCCTCGTCGAAGTAGGTGATCTTGCCCGTCTTCGCCTCGAATTGCTTCTCCAACTCGAACTGGATATCGGTCTCCGACCCTTTCAGCACCATTCCCGTTTCGTCTTTCAGGATCGAAAGCCCGTCTCCGGAGATCGTAAGGTAAACAGAGTGCCCTCCCTTGATCAGCACCTGAAGCAGCCGGTGGGCATAGGGCGCGCCGCTCGCGCCGGTGATCGCTACGGTATAAGTTGCCATGAACTACCTCTTTTCGGTTGAAATAAGGAGATACGTCGATTTAATTCTCTGAAGAGTTTACGGTCCGCGGTCTTTTTTTGCAAGCCTTTTTCTAACAGGCAGTTGAAAAACCGCCTCAGCTGTCATTGCGAGGAGCTGTTTTCGCGACGCGGCAATCCCGAAGTTCTCATCTTTCTAAAACCGAGTTTGCCGCGCTTCGCTCGCAAAGACAGCTAAAATACTTTTTAACAGCCTCCTAAGCACGTTCCGTCTTTTTCGGCTTTTTTAAGACATTCCGTGCATACTTCAGATACAGCGCTTCGACCTTAGTTCTCGCCCAGGGCGTTCTTCTCAGGAACTGCAGGCTGGACTTGATGCTCGGGTCATTATTAAAGCACCGGATATCGATGATCTGCCCCATCTTTTCCCACCCATGATGCGCCACCAGCTGGGTAAGCATCATTTCCAGCGTGACACCGTGAAGAGGATCTTTGTGTTGTTGGTCGCTCATGTCCATTCAATTTTTTTCAACGCTTGCGTCAGAGGTGCTTTATCCGCTGGACCCCGTTGTTAGTCCTCTTTTTCGTTGTAATTCACGATGAATATCGGACGCCAAGGCATAAACATCAGACTTCAGTTCCAAAAAATTATCGTTAACGGAATTCATCTCATCTTTCATTATG contains:
- a CDS encoding VF530 family protein, which translates into the protein MSDQQHKDPLHGVTLEMMLTQLVAHHGWEKMGQIIDIRCFNNDPSIKSSLQFLRRTPWARTKVEALYLKYARNVLKKPKKTERA
- a CDS encoding flavin prenyltransferase UbiX, translated to MATYTVAITGASGAPYAHRLLQVLIKGGHSVYLTISGDGLSILKDETGMVLKGSETDIQFELEKQFEAKTGKITYFDEDTMYAPIASGSVKVDAMVVIPCSMKSLAAIANGYATTLIERAADVMIKEKRKLILVPRETPLSAIHLRNMLTVAELGCHLIPAMPAFYHHPKRVSDMVDFIVGRVLDSMGIENDLSPRWGL
- a CDS encoding bifunctional nuclease family protein → MWIQMNVNTILFDSKNSSYIVVLKDDTGKKILPIWIGASEGNSIALAMSNVKAARPLTHDLIVSIFDRLEIEIARVVISDLIDNTFYASLYLLQNSKEFHIDSRPSDAIAIAIRIGAPVFVEEDVLAKQDQSTLDMWMKNLGEGGGTEFNA